Genomic window (Helianthus annuus cultivar XRQ/B chromosome 3, HanXRQr2.0-SUNRISE, whole genome shotgun sequence):
tcttttaattaattaatatattggTAATGGTAATTACCAATATTTAACCAAATATTATCACTACAAGAATGGAACACCTTTACGCTGTTGACTTTTAGCCGCGACATGTCGTCGCTAAAGGGTCGCCGGTATTGATAGGTCGCTATTGGCCTGTTGTCGCCGGTATTGCTCCTTGACGCCGCTAAAGGGTTTAATGAGGGTTGACTAGAGATAAGGTTTGTGTGGCTAGGGTTTAAAGTTCTGGCACATACTTTTAGTGGAGACACCCGTCGCCGCTATTGCCCATGCTATTGCCGTCGCTAATATCCTTTAAATCCACAACCGTTAGATCAGGATTTTGATCAACGGCTGAGGTTTGGTCTCAGGCTCCGTGACGCGGATTGACCAATAGTGACGACATTAGGCCTGTCGCCGCTAATGGTTTCGCCGGTATTGATATATATTTCTTGTAGTAATTAAGCACCCTTTGCTTTTCTTTTTGACATTTTAATATTTGTTACATGCTTGCACAGACTTTTGTTATACTGAGGAGGTAAATGGTCGTTCAAGAAACTATTGTGACAATACTGCGACCAAATATCCATGCAACCCTAAGAAAAGTTATTATGGAAGAGGCCCAATTCAACTTGCATGGAACTACAACTATGGTGAAGCCGGAAAGAGCCTCGGGTTTGATGGGCTTAACAACCCGGATATCGTGGCTAGTGACCCGGTGGTTTCATTCAGGACCGCGTTGTGGTTTTGGATGGAGAATGTTCATTGGGATTTCGCTTCTGGTAAAGGGTTTGGAGCTACAATCAAGGCCGTCAATGGAAATGAGTGCAACGGTAAGAAACGAGCCGCTGTAAGCGCTCGTGTCGCATACTACATTGGTTATTGTAAAGAGTTTGGTGTTCCTGCGGGGAAAAAACTTAGGTGTTAATGTTGTTTTATGAGTTTCAAGTACCCCTAAGTTAGCTTAATAATTATCTATGTTTAAAATAGATATTTGACACAACGAAGGTCGAATaaatgaacttatgttataaaaGTAgagtaaagttcttgtacaaataatcttaacatactaaacatacaaattgaaggaaaactcaaaaaaacaaggtggcatttttgtaattatcaataactatcaaagttactctacaaatatacctaaaaaaacctaaccactcaccccacccccaaaaaaaacctaaaccccccaccccccaaaaacctaaaaaaaaactaccccccaccccacccccaccccccaaaaacctaaaaaaacctaaccccccccccacccccaaaaacctaaaaaaaaacctaaccccccccccacccccaaaaacctaaaaaaaacctaacaccccccccccccacccaagctaaaatgctaaaaactaaaccccctaaaaaacctaaaaaaatctaaaaaaataaaaaaaacacacaaattattttattttattttttaacattttttattaaaaaatcgctacttttagtagcagcaattttttttttttttttttttttttttttttttgctaacgaaatgtagcgattttttaataaaaaatgttaaaaaaaaattgtgttttttaggtatttttggttgtaactttgatagttggtggtaattacaaaaatgccaccttgtccttttgggttttccttcaatttgtatgtttagtatgttaagattatttgtatttgatcttttgcctataaAAGTATTATACTTGATGAAACGCAAATGGCCATGTTTTAATACAAAACTTTTTGTGATGAAAAATTTCACATACTTTGAGGTATTGTGTGTAAAATTATGAGGCTTTTGACTAGTTTTGAATTATTATCCTTTTGATTAGTTAAAGTCTTCTTCCACCACTTTGGTCATTTGTGACATTTTCAACTAATATTGTTTGTTATCATATGGGTTTTTTAAAGTCTTAAGTGGGTTCTAAAATATATGTTCTATTGGtggattttaataattatttGCCACGTTGTTTAAATCATCCGTACTGGTATAATTTTTGGGCCTTTTTTTCAACATCCACGCGCCTCCATGCCCAAAAACTCTCTCTGggcgtttttttcaaaaaaaaaaaaaatggttttggcgttttttttttcaatgctCTGCTTCAATTCTTTTGGCCAATCACCTGTTTCCATGCTCCATTTGCCCAATaacatttttatggtttttttttttatttaattctattacaCCACAATGCTCGCATcctcactacacccattttagaaaacgcctcataatgccccattgctgactgggctgccacatggcggaaaacgcccaagggtaggggcattaccactacacatggtcttagtggGGGTTTTTGGTAAGGGAAAGTCCCGATAAAGTCCCCATTAGACTCGAGATACAAGAAACTGTCCCTTTGACTAACTCATGCAACAGAATGGTCCCTCTAACACGGACGCCTCGTGTATAAAATATTGTTGATCGCCTTTGTTATCATTGTGTTATTGAAAATGATGTTAGGGGCAACGACAACGCTTTTACAATCATGTCTCGCTAGTGTTTATTACTTTTTTTAAACCAATATTGTAGGCAACACCGATATTTTAACTTGGCCGCCCCTCGATGTTAAGTCGAGTCCAACCAGCatgtttgaatatatatatatatatatatatatatagggtcaggatttagagaaaacggtgaaaagtgtgagaacggtgagaacgcttatgggtcgtccgatcaaaacaatccatggaccagattgcgcggtggcgtgttcgtaaataacatcaattttattatgtgggacgcgcttcattaagggtaaaagggtcttttaccgctcatATTCAAAATGCCATCAAATGATAACAcgccattaaaaaaaaaataaaacgccattaaaaacaaaacgccaaaaattagtgataaaacgcgttggatattacaggaagatgaaagaacacagtaactgaatttcagttattaacatttattatgTAACCCCTGTCAAAATCAACCTGtttccaaaatccgacccgttttaaaTTTTGGATCCTAACCCTTGAAGCTCGGATATTTTTCGTGAATAAATAACGGGTGAAGagattaattatttattttattaaaattaatcaATTCATTGATGTTTATTTAGTGGTGTAATTAAATAATTTACCTAATATATATTTCAAGCTAGATTGTTAAATATTTCAAGTTTCTTGTAATAAGGTTAGGAGGGCTAGTTAAATTCTACTACAAAGTTGAGGGTTCTTTGTAAAATATGGAGCAAAAATAATGAAAAAGAACATGAAGCATTACATTCATGAAATCGTTTAAACTAGGAATGCTTAATATTATTAAACTTCCTAAGTTTGGCTTTCTTTTTAATTCATTTGCCGCCAAGAACAGAAGCAGCAACAATCTTCATTTCCTTTTTTCACTCCCGCTGACTTTCGGAGATCAATTCGATTACGCGTTTCCCATGTTTGATCATTCTTTGAACCTATTCACGGCAACACGCGGATTGTATTTATGGCAACACGCTGATTTGTCGGGATTGAGTCTCTAATACACGTTTCAAATTTCGAATTAATTACGAACCCAGACACAATATACAATCAACCACGATCAATCAAAGTTGTTTCCATACTTGCGAGTGCTCGAACCATCTATAAATACCAAGTCTTCCTCACCGGTCACCAAACCATCATCGTTACCACCCGCTCACCTTTCTGTTTCATCCCCTCACCCCCTATCTCTCGATAACACCCACACCACCTCGTCGACCCGCACACAATCACACCATCTTTCATGTAAACTGCCATCACCACCACGAAACCTTTCACCACGTTCCCGTTTTCACCCGCAATCGATTTATTCGACACCTTTATGCACACTTGCTGTGCGATCCGAATACCTATACAAGTCGCCGGAAAACTCATGTGAACATCGGACCACGACGGAACGGTTTGGCTACGTATCGACAACCCGGGAACCCGCAGCCCTTCTGTTCAAAACCGCTGTCTTGCCGGAGCTGCCGGAGCCGCCTGAGAAGACGACTCGATCCGGTATCAATCCGATTCCGCTTCCTTTTTTTTTACGTAACTGTATGTTATTcttaatattgttattattattattcttaataACCGGAAattttgttaatatttttttttaaacagaaatattattattattattattattattattacataatTAATCAGAGTTATTATAATCaggatatttatatatatatatatataattaattaggTTTATTATTAATCTCAGAATGGTTGTTAACATCAGTACTTATTATTAAAGCTATAActaattattattatcattattaatcTTAATAAAGATACAATTATCAATTCTTATTGCTATTATTGTggttattattaaaaataatcttaatatagattattattattattattactaaatATTGTTAATAATAATATCAAAATTTATATTATTGGAAATATTATTACGAATTATCACTTTTGATGTTATAAATATTAGAAATTGAACAATATTGATATTATCAGTTAAAATCTCTATTTCTACTAACAAAAGTAATAATCTTAATACGTGTTACTTTTAATACCACtcatattaatattttattaatgttattcattttaatattaatattgttACCTATACAAATATCGTTAGCATAGGTAGTATTATTAATCTTAATAAGATTAGTGTTATCAAATAATACTATTTCTATTATATAAATTCTAAACCTAAACTAGAGAGCGTCACAATATTAAATCCCTTTAAATCATCTTATGAGTCTTAACCTAAAACACATCATATTAACACATCTCGATTAATTAGGGTAATCGCTTGGAATCTTTTGGGTAATTCCTACTCTAATCTCCTCccaagaaacgcaacgcaatctaaggtgagtatacatgacccattttcgttttacacttttgggtgcaatatgtattacatatcaaacatcacaacacattaaacattttatgcacactcattCCATATTCTATGTGACACACTCtattcatgttagacatgttatgctactgtaaacacctaatgactatgtgttcattaacttcgtacaagcctcccctaacaatggtagcgctataggttgagaaacgcccctcctgttctatgagcatgtattgttaggtttaaactatgtcaacctactcaaactcgtttgggtacactttaattgcgttaaactttggtttggacacatagagtaacatcgtttcgagtatatactgttaacatgatattgtatttcacatttggatatgagcaaacattttaaacacgtactatgctatgtatgaaaacttgtatactcgccaacatgcttttgttgactttattttaatacatattgcaggttgattgatcaagatacaagaaaacaagctaggatggcttagaaactcATTCTAGAAATAAGCTATTGTTTGAATTTATATTTGATTGTTTGAAACTTTGTATTATCCTTTagaatttaataaaatgatttaatttatattgtcacatttagtgttatgttgttttgagcaatttgtacgtctcatcccgatgtttccgccatcggttggggtgtgacagattggtatcagagccataactatagggaattaggtaggattgccttacttttccctagtctatagtaggaatactctgataccagattggtatcagagccataactatagggaattaggtaggattgccttacttttgcctagtctatagtaggagtactttgataccagattggtatcagagccataactatagggaattaggaatgccttgcctagtctatagtttaggagctttttcactatgtgttgcttaaaacaactccCTTTCTATCTTCCTTGCTTCCCCTACTCTCTTTTGGACTTttaatatacaagcctttcctaaggctaacacaatacacacttggaggctttgaagacactcttacaacacaatcgaaatgattcatcaagataggggtgattcccacacttggtgaggattttcactcagctatactttgattttttgcacgaaatctaccctcaagttaggagtgatatccaaaccttgaagggagttttccatttcatattctagtggacccttattttttgataagtaccaaccacgttagggtacgatgttatcaagttagtggtgatactcgcatcttgtttaactagtcccactcctcgattttcgctctcgccaaagtctcgatttcccaatcgattaaggacgtgtagtaactggaagggttaggtaccggtagtcgggacgtcctgtctaggcttggcattcgtataaatccattAAGGACCCGTTGCCTACTTGGAGACCATCGGTGAGAGTACTAATACCTATTaagccaaagcacgtttccttaattcgagaagttcttcgattcactttggaagtgtcatatgttacgttccgtaacaatccatgttttatgttaaatctctttttatgctatctcaattattatgtgttttacgtttgaacgTTACTTTCATATCAAGCTTAAAGACACGTTACACACTATCTTCGTaatctaaaacaaataataatattgtctcgcgaacaaactaaatttacgatgctttcattatctatgttacactacgtgaaaattcatgattatgctatgtgaaactaattgaaccttttatatgctatgtgaaaccccatgttatgttatgtgaaactatatgctatttgatgcattcatgaaaacaatttcATAAAACAAAACAATTGGATCAAAACTCATCTATTccttcttttgaatctttaagaagtctttctcttagatttcgaggacgaaatctcctaaagtaggggagactgtaacccCAGTCAAAATCAACCTGtttccaaaatccgacccgttttaaaTTTTGGATCCTAACCCTTGAAGCTCGGATATTTTTCGTGAATAAATAACGGGTGAAGagattaattatttattttattaaaattaatcaATTCATTGATGTTTATTTAGTGGTGTAATTAAATAATTTACCTAATATATATTTCAAGCTAGATTGTTAAATATTTCAAGTTTCTTGTAATAAGGTTAGGAGGGCTAGTTAAATTCTACTACAAAGTTGAGGGTTCTTTGTAAAATATGGAGCAAAAATTTCATTATTGGCACACtaaagtgcctattggcacaccaaaccctagcaaatttagggtttatctacgcagcgtattggtcaatacgcagcgtatagggttaaccctctacgctgcgtattgaccaatactcagcgtatataaaccatggatttcagTGCCTGccaaccaatcattgcacagaaaacaagggttatatacgctgcgtattggtcaatacgcagcgtatataaaccattagattttttgggtcattttgttAGGTTTGAGGGAtattttttcacaaagtttaaatacgctgcgtattgacctctaaggagcgtatataaaggtctgaaaatgtcttttatacccttgttttgaggctatacgaagccaaatacaagggtagttgtgtcattttcgtctcatacgctgcgtagggacctctaaggagcgtatataaagctccatttttgtattttttttattgtgtattcctttgtttatttataaaaaaagaaaattatttataaaaaaacaatattattggtaaataatacaaatataaattataaaaataaacaataatataaatattatgaattataaaaattaaaaaagaaaactatttataaaaaaaacaatattattggtaaataatacaaatatattgttttgttatcgtttaaattaaattatcgtattcctttgtttatttataaaaaaaagaaaattatttataaaaaaagaatattattcgtaaataatacaaatatattatattgttatcgtttaaattaaattatcttatcgtattgcatcgtatcgtattgcatcatatcgtatcgtatagtgtatagtatataagtctcgtatagaggcctatacgggtgttattgtatagtatagtatagtatcgtatcgtatcgtatagtgtagtataagtctcgtataggtttcctataggtcttgtatatgcatataggattagacgggacctaaaccacacctatacgatacgatatcacacttataggcttatacgaggttaatacgtgacctaaaccacacctatacgaaacgatatcacacttataggcttatacgaggtcaatacgtgacctatacgacgctatacgatacgatatcacacttataggcttatacgaggtcaatacgtgacctatactacgttatatgatacgatatcacacttatagggttATACGAGgtaaatacgtgacctatactacacctatacgatacgatatcacacttataggcttatacgaggtcaatacgtgacctatacgacgctatacgatacgatatcacacttataggcttatacgaagtcaatacatgacatatactacgttatacgatacaatatcacacttataggcttatacgaggtcaatacgggacatatactatgctatacgatacgatatcacacttataggcttatacgaggtcaatacgggacatatactatgctatacgatacgatatcacacttatagtcttatacgaggtcaatacgtgacctaaaccacacctatacgatacgatatcacacttataggcttatacgaggtcaatacgggaactatatcacacctataggcctatacgggtgttatatcgtatcgtatagtatcgggtgttattttcctttttttataaataaacaaaggaatacacaaaaaaaaaaaacaaaaatagagctttatatacgctccttagagatcACTACGCAGCATataagacaaaaatgacacaactacccttgtatttggcttcgtatagccttaaTACAAGGGCATAaatgacattttcagacctttacatacgctgagtattggtcaatacgcagcatatataaactataagggttaaaaagataattttacctcaggtttggggttaaaaataattttaccaccctttaaatacgctgcgtattgacctatacgcagcgtatataaaggtctgaaaatgtcttttatacccttgtgttcaggctatacgaagccaaatacaagggtagttgtgtcattttggtctcatacgctgcgtagggacctctaaggagcgtatataaagctccatttttgtattttttttattgtgtattcctttgtttatttataaaaaaaagaaaattatttataaaaaaacaatattattggtaaataatacaaatataaattataaaaataaaaaataatataaatattatgaattataaaaattaaaaaagaaaattatttataaaaaaacaatattattggtaaataatacaaatatattgttttgttatcgtttaaattaaattatcgtattcctttgtttatttataaaaaagaaaattatttataaaaaaagaatattattcgtaaataatacaaatatattatattgttatcgtttaaattaaattatcttatcgtattgcatcgtatggtatcgtatcgtattgcatcatatcgtatcgtatagtgtatagtatataagtctcgtatagaggcctatacgggtgttattgtatagtatagtatagtatcgtatcgtatcgtatagtgtagtataagtctcgtataggtttcctataggtcttgtatatgcatataggattagacgggacctaaaccacacatatacgatacgatatcacacttataggcttatacgaggttaatacgtgacctaaaccacacctatacgatatgatatcacacttataggcttatacgagatcaatacgtgacctatacgacgctatacgatgcgatatcacacttataggcttatacgaggtcaatacgtgacctatactacgttatatgatacgatatcacacttataggcttatacgaggtaaATACGTAatctatactacacctatacgatacgatatcacacttataggcttatacgaggtcaatacgtgacctatacgacgctatacgatacgatatctcacttataggcttatacgaagtcaatacatgacatatactacgttatacgatacaatatcacacttataggcttatacgaggtcaatacgggacatatactatgctatacgatacgatatcacacttacaggcttatacgaggtcaatacgggacatatactatgctatacgatacaatatcacacttatagtcttatacgaggtcaatacgtgacctatactacacctatacgatacgatatcacacttataggcttatacgaggtcaatacgggaattaaatcacacctataggcctatacgggtgttatatcgtatcgtatagtatcgtatcgggtgttattttcctttttttttataaataaacaaaggaatacacaaaaaaaaaatacaaaaatagagctttatatacgctccttagataTCACTACGCAGCATataagacaaaaatgacacaactatccttgtatttggcttcgtatagcctcaataCAAGGGCATAaatgacattttcagacctttacatacgctgagtattggtcaatacgcagcatatataaactttgtgaaaaaatgatccctcaaacctaccaaaatgacccaaaaaagtctaatggtttatatacgcgGCGTAGagagctatacgcagcgtatataaaccttgttttctgtgcaatgattggtaattaggcactgagatccatggtttatatacgctgagtatgggtcaatacgcagcgtattgggttaaccctatacgctgcgtattgaccaatacgctgcgtaggtaaaccctaagtgtgcagatagGCAAACTGAGTGTGCAGATAGTTAGGGCCTAATGAAAAAGAACATGAAGCATTACATTCATGAAATCGTTTAAACTAAGAATGCTTAATATTATTAAACTTACTAAGTTTGGCTTTCTTTTTAATTCATTTGCCGCCAAGAACAGAAGCAGCAACAATCTTCATTTCCTTTTTTCACTCCCGCTGACTTTCGGAGATCAATTCGATTACGCGTTTCCCATGTTTTGATCATTCTTTGAACCTATTCACGGCAACACGCAGATTGTATTTATGGCAACACGCTGATTTGTCGGGATTGAGTCTCTAATACACGTTTCAAATTTCGAATTAATTACGAACCCAGACACAATATACAATCAACCACGATCAATCAAAGTTGTTTCCATACTTGCGAGTGCTCGAACCATCTATAAATACCAAGTCTTCCTCACCGGTCACCAAACCATCATCGTTACCACCCGCTCACCTTTCTGTTTCATCCCCTCACCCCCTATCTCTCGATAACACCCACACCACCTCGTCGACCCGCACACAATCACACCATCTTTCATGTAAACTGCCATCACCACCACGAAACCTTTCACCACGTTCCCGTTTTCACCCGCAATCGATTTATTCGACACCTTTATGCACACTTGCTGTGCGATCCGAATACCTATACAAGTCGCCGGAAAACTCATGTGAACATCGGACCACGACGGAACGGTTTGGCTACGTATCGACAACCCGGGAACCCGCAGCCCTTCTGTTCAAAACCGCTGTCTTGCCGGAGCTGCCGGAGCCGCCTGAGAAGACGACTCGATCCGGTATCAATCCGATTCCGCTTCCTTTTTTTTACGTAACTGTATGTTATTcttaatattgttattattattattcttaataACCGGAAattttgttaatatttttttttaaacaaaaatattattattattattattattattattattattattattata
Coding sequences:
- the LOC110931013 gene encoding endochitinase EP3; translation: MKTTLLFTSIFLAGLIFIEPVASQKCKCAPHMCCSKYGYCGTTSAYCGKDCRGGPCSLPAPNNNANVAGIVTVSFFNGIVYKSKKYCPGRRFYTRDAFLKALKNYPHFGRSGSIADSKREIAAFFAHVTHETGHFCYTEEVNGRSRNYCDNTATKYPCNPKKSYYGRGPIQLAWNYNYGEAGKSLGFDGLNNPDIVASDPVVSFRTALWFWMENVHWDFASGKGFGATIKAVNGNECNGKKRAAVSARVAYYIGYCKEFGVPAGKKLRC